Proteins found in one Arachis stenosperma cultivar V10309 chromosome 8, arast.V10309.gnm1.PFL2, whole genome shotgun sequence genomic segment:
- the LOC130944626 gene encoding magnesium transporter MRS2-11, chloroplastic isoform X2: MALRWPLLLRFRSQQPLLAPTNFAAFSDLAEPRAFDAPCLSSVNLLHRSNVLAPALKLKVLAPYVVKCLARSTEEKQWSDAETVVTDSDEAASEDDGTGQLRSQTSASETDRLESPRVATSYSGDSLSLGIREPVYEVVEVRSDGTVSTRKINRRQLLKSSGLRPRDIRSVDPSLFLTNSVREYAILLNLGSLRAIAMKDCVLIFDYNRKGGQAFLESLLPRLNPKNSNGGPSMPFELEAVEAALLSRIQRLERRLMDLEPRVQALLEALPNRLTGDILEQLRISKQTLVELGSRAGALRQMLLDLLEDPHEIRRICIMGRNCTVTKGDNLVECSVPLEKQIAEEEEEEIEMLLENYLQRCESCHGQAERLLDSAREMEDSIAVSLSSRRLEVSRVELLLQVGTFCVAVGALVAGIFGMNLKSYLEEHVFAFWLTTAGIIVGAVVAFFLMYFYLKARKIF; encoded by the exons ATGGCTTTGAGATGGCCGCTCCTACTGCGGTTCCGTTCTCAACAACCTCTGCTCGCTCCAACTAACTTTGCCGCCTTCTCCGATCTCGCCGAACCGCGTGCTTTTGACGCGCCGTGTCTTTCTTCCGTGAATCTACTCCACCGGAGCAATGTTTTGGCTCCGGCACTGAAGCTGAAGGTTCTGGCGCCTTACGTCGTCAAATGCCTCGCCAGATCCACAGAGGAGAAGCAATGGAGCGACGCCGAAACAGTCGTCACTGATTCCGACGAAGCTGCTTCTGAAGATGACGGAACCGGTCAGCTTCGGAGCCAAACCTCTGCTTCGGAAACTGACCGTCTTGAGTCTCCGAGAGTCGCGACTAGCTACTCCGGCGACTCTCTTTCGCTTGGAATTCGAGAACCGGTTTACGAA GTTGTGGAAGTGAGATCAGATGGAACAGTATCGACAAGAAAAATCAATAGGAGACAATTGTTGAAGTCAAGTG GTCTTCGTCCTCGGGACATTCGAAGTGTGGATCCGTCTTTGTTTTTGACGAATTCG GTTCGTGAGTATGCGATACTTCTAAATCTGGGCTCCCTTCGAGCAATAGCAATGAAAGATTGTGTACTTATATTTGACTATAATCG TAAAGGAGGGCAAGCTTTTCTGGAGTCATTGTTGCCCAGGTTGAACCCCAAGAACAGTAACGGAGGGCCATCAATGCCATTTGAACTCGAG GCTGTTGAAGCAGCATTGCTTTCAAGAATACAGCGTTTAGAGCGCAGACTGATGGACTTAGAACCTCGA GTGCAGGCTCTTCTTGAAGCCTTGCCAAATCGATTAACGGGTGACATATTGGAGCAACTTCGTATTAGCAAACAAACTTTG GTTGAGTTAGGTTCTAGGGCTGGCGCTCTTAGACAGATGCTGCTCGACCTTTTGGAAGATCCCCATGAAATACGCCGTATATGTATTATGGGAAGAAACTGCACGGTTACAAAAGGAGACAATTTGGTCGAATGCTCTGTACCCTTAGAGAAGCAGATTGCCGAAG aggaggaggaggaaattgagatgcttcttgaAAATTATCTTCAAAG ATGTGAATCATGTCATGGTCAAGCTGAAAGGCTTCTTGATTCTGCAAGGGAAATGGAAGATTCTATAGCAGTCAGTTTGAG CTCACGAAGGCTTGAGGTTAGCCGAGTGGAACTGCTTCTCCAAGTAGGAACATTCTGTGTGGCAGTTGGTGCACTTGTAGCAG GTATATTTGGCATGAACCTGAAGTCATATCTTGAAGAGCATGTG TTTGCATTTTGGCTGACGACAGCTGGAATAATTGTCGGTGCTGTTGTTGCTTTTTTCCTTATGTATTTCTACCTCAAGGCAAGGAAAATATTTTGA
- the LOC130944626 gene encoding magnesium transporter MRS2-11, chloroplastic isoform X1 translates to MALRWPLLLRFRSQQPLLAPTNFAAFSDLAEPRAFDAPCLSSVNLLHRSNVLAPALKLKVLAPYVVKCLARSTEEKQWSDAETVVTDSDEAASEDDGTGQLRSQTSASETDRLESPRVATSYSGDSLSLGIREPVYEVVEVRSDGTVSTRKINRRQLLKSSGLRPRDIRSVDPSLFLTNSVPSLLVREYAILLNLGSLRAIAMKDCVLIFDYNRKGGQAFLESLLPRLNPKNSNGGPSMPFELEAVEAALLSRIQRLERRLMDLEPRVQALLEALPNRLTGDILEQLRISKQTLVELGSRAGALRQMLLDLLEDPHEIRRICIMGRNCTVTKGDNLVECSVPLEKQIAEEEEEEIEMLLENYLQRCESCHGQAERLLDSAREMEDSIAVSLSSRRLEVSRVELLLQVGTFCVAVGALVAGIFGMNLKSYLEEHVFAFWLTTAGIIVGAVVAFFLMYFYLKARKIF, encoded by the exons ATGGCTTTGAGATGGCCGCTCCTACTGCGGTTCCGTTCTCAACAACCTCTGCTCGCTCCAACTAACTTTGCCGCCTTCTCCGATCTCGCCGAACCGCGTGCTTTTGACGCGCCGTGTCTTTCTTCCGTGAATCTACTCCACCGGAGCAATGTTTTGGCTCCGGCACTGAAGCTGAAGGTTCTGGCGCCTTACGTCGTCAAATGCCTCGCCAGATCCACAGAGGAGAAGCAATGGAGCGACGCCGAAACAGTCGTCACTGATTCCGACGAAGCTGCTTCTGAAGATGACGGAACCGGTCAGCTTCGGAGCCAAACCTCTGCTTCGGAAACTGACCGTCTTGAGTCTCCGAGAGTCGCGACTAGCTACTCCGGCGACTCTCTTTCGCTTGGAATTCGAGAACCGGTTTACGAA GTTGTGGAAGTGAGATCAGATGGAACAGTATCGACAAGAAAAATCAATAGGAGACAATTGTTGAAGTCAAGTG GTCTTCGTCCTCGGGACATTCGAAGTGTGGATCCGTCTTTGTTTTTGACGAATTCGGTACCCTCCTTGCTG GTTCGTGAGTATGCGATACTTCTAAATCTGGGCTCCCTTCGAGCAATAGCAATGAAAGATTGTGTACTTATATTTGACTATAATCG TAAAGGAGGGCAAGCTTTTCTGGAGTCATTGTTGCCCAGGTTGAACCCCAAGAACAGTAACGGAGGGCCATCAATGCCATTTGAACTCGAG GCTGTTGAAGCAGCATTGCTTTCAAGAATACAGCGTTTAGAGCGCAGACTGATGGACTTAGAACCTCGA GTGCAGGCTCTTCTTGAAGCCTTGCCAAATCGATTAACGGGTGACATATTGGAGCAACTTCGTATTAGCAAACAAACTTTG GTTGAGTTAGGTTCTAGGGCTGGCGCTCTTAGACAGATGCTGCTCGACCTTTTGGAAGATCCCCATGAAATACGCCGTATATGTATTATGGGAAGAAACTGCACGGTTACAAAAGGAGACAATTTGGTCGAATGCTCTGTACCCTTAGAGAAGCAGATTGCCGAAG aggaggaggaggaaattgagatgcttcttgaAAATTATCTTCAAAG ATGTGAATCATGTCATGGTCAAGCTGAAAGGCTTCTTGATTCTGCAAGGGAAATGGAAGATTCTATAGCAGTCAGTTTGAG CTCACGAAGGCTTGAGGTTAGCCGAGTGGAACTGCTTCTCCAAGTAGGAACATTCTGTGTGGCAGTTGGTGCACTTGTAGCAG GTATATTTGGCATGAACCTGAAGTCATATCTTGAAGAGCATGTG TTTGCATTTTGGCTGACGACAGCTGGAATAATTGTCGGTGCTGTTGTTGCTTTTTTCCTTATGTATTTCTACCTCAAGGCAAGGAAAATATTTTGA
- the LOC130944623 gene encoding uncharacterized protein LOC130944623, with the protein MAEDRTNEGSDYSSEEEGTEDYRRGGYHAVRIGDTFKNGCYVVQSKLGWGHFSTVWLAWDTQKSRYVALKIQKSAQHYTEAAMDEIKILKQIADGDPQDNKCVVKLLDHFKHSGPNGHHVCMVFEFLGDNLLTLIKYSDYRGVPLPIVKEICFHILVGLDYLHRELSIIHTDLKPENVLLLSPLDPSKDPRKSGIPLIAPNTKEKISNGTLKDEKSLHADLTKNQKKKMRKKAKKAAQACVGMESPEEADEDGKTPEQDECSKDVELSLESSEVNGSVGKDESTKASETKDDPQGSRGQRKSERKKLLASADLKCKLVDFGNACWTYKQFTNDIQTRQYRCPEVILGSKYSTPADLWSFACICFELATGDVLFDPHSGDNYDRDEDHLALMMELLGMMPRKIALGGRYSREFFNRYGDLRHIRQLRFWPLNKVLMEKYDFSEQDANDMAGFIIPLLDFVPDKRPTAAQCLTHPWLSTRPRTLNPSSTPVQPGAKDGETLEKTKEKAELEAVEVGIGNIAIDGAPKPVEMSQTIQQLSK; encoded by the exons ATGGCGGAGGACCGGACGAATGAGGGAAGTGACTACAGTTCGGAGGAGGAAGGAACTGAGGATTACAGGCGCGGAGGGTACCATGCGGTTCGGATTGGGGATACATTCAAGAATGGATGCTATGTGGTTCAGAGCAAGCTTGGTTGGGGCCATTTTTCCACCGTGTGGCTCGCTTGGGACACTCAGAAATCG AGATATGTCGCCCTAAAAATTCAGAAGAGTGCTCAGCACTACACTGAAGCAGCAATGGATGAAATAAAGATTCTCAAACAAATTGCAGATGGAGATCCACAGGACAATAAATGTGTTGTGAAGCTTTTGGATCACTTCAAGCATTCAGGACCTAATGGCCATCATGTCTGTATGGTTTTTGAATTCCTTGGGGACAATCTTCTCACTCTTATCAAGTATAGTGATTATCGAGGAGTTCCCCTTCCCATAGTTAAGGAAATCTGCTTCCATATTTTGGTGGGTTTGGATTACTTGCATCGTGAGCTTTCTATAATACACACTGATTTGAAGCCGGAGAATGTCTTGCTTCTGTCACCACTGGATCCATCTAAGGATCCTAGGAAATCAGGCATTCCACTTATTGCTCCAAATACGAAGGAGAAGATCAGCAATGGGACCTTAAAAGATGAAAAAAGTTTGCATGCAGATTTGACCAAGAACCAGAAAAAGAAAATGCGGAAAAAGGCTAAAAAGGCAGCTCAAGCTTGTGTTGGGATGGAAAGTCCCGAGGAAGCCGACGAGGATGGTAAAACACCTGAGCAAGATGAATGTAGTAAAGATGTGGAACTAAGTTTAGAATCCAGTGAAGTTAATGGTTCTGTGGGCAAAGATGAATCGACAAAGGCTTCTGAAACTAAGGATGATCCCCAAGGAAGCCGTGGTCAAAGGAAATCTGAAAGAAAGAAGTTACTTGCCTCTGCTGATCTTAAGTGCAAGCTGGTTGATTTTGGTAATGCGTGTTGGACTTATAAACAATTCACAAACGATATTCAGACGAGGCAGTATAGATGTCCTGAAGTTATTCTCGGATCAAAATACTCAACTCCAGCAGATCTATGGTCTTTTGCTTGCATTTGCTTTGAGCTTGCGACTGGTGATGTTCTTTTTGATCCTCACAGTGGTGACAACTATGACAGGGATGAG GATCATCTGGCCTTGATGATGGAGCTTCTCGGAATGATGCCCCGCAAG ATTGCATTAGGTGGCCGTTATTCGCGCGAGTTTTTCAATAGATATGGTGATTTGAGGCATATCCGTCAGTTGCGGTTCTGGCCTCTTAACAAAGTACTGATGGAGAAATATGATTTCAGCGAGCAAGATGCAAATGACATGGCTGGCTTCATTATTCCATTACTGGATTTTGTCCCTGACAAGAGGCCAACAGCAGCTCAGTGCCTTACTCATCCATGGTTGAGTACAAGACCTCGGACTCTCAACCCTTCGTCCACACCTGTGCAACCGGGGGCGAAAGATGGAGAGACATTGGAAAAGACAAAGGAAAAGGCTGAGCTGGAAGCTGTGGAAGTTGGCATTGGGAATATAGCTATTGATGGAGCTCCAAAGCCAGTTGAAATGTCCCAAACTATACAACAGTtgtcaaaataa